In Holophagales bacterium, one DNA window encodes the following:
- the malQ gene encoding 4-alpha-glucanotransferase has protein sequence MRDGGPRRAGLLLHPTSLPGRYGIGDLGPTASAFLAWAADAGQAIWQVLPLGPTGMGDSPYGCLSAFAGNPLLISPERLAEEGLLPREALTLGEEPPGDRVAFEAVRAGREQILRASFAHFRAAPPAGIREAFEAFVDASEQRSWLEDWTLFSALKAAHDGREWTAWDEALRDREPGALESAARRLGDETSYHRYCQFLFFRQWAALRAEAHRRGISILGDVPIYLAFDSAEVWASRGHFELDDTGRPLRVAGVPPDYFSRTGQLWGNPLYRWERFAAEGFAWWIERLRANLRLADVVRLDHFRGFAAYWAVPAGDSTAVGGEWVEGPGHALFAALRQALGDLPLVAEDLGVITPDVESLRDAFGLPGMKVLQFGFSRGSGHSPHDVPRHAVVYTGTHDNDTARGWFENLRPAAQQRVLAYVGGAPESIGWGLLQAAYNSPAATAIAPLQDVLGLGSDARMNLPGRPDGNWSWRVRADQVSAAHRQQLARLVDVSERVAPDPAAYPVVRQADADASLAG, from the coding sequence GTGCGCGACGGCGGACCACGTCGGGCCGGGCTGCTTCTCCACCCGACCTCGCTTCCCGGACGATACGGAATCGGCGATCTCGGACCGACCGCTTCGGCGTTCCTCGCCTGGGCGGCCGACGCCGGGCAGGCGATCTGGCAGGTCCTGCCACTCGGGCCGACGGGCATGGGCGATTCGCCGTATGGCTGCCTCTCGGCCTTTGCCGGCAATCCGCTGCTCATCTCTCCGGAGCGACTGGCCGAGGAGGGCCTTCTCCCGCGCGAGGCGCTGACTCTCGGAGAAGAGCCACCCGGCGACCGGGTGGCGTTCGAAGCGGTCCGCGCCGGTCGTGAACAGATCCTGCGCGCCTCCTTCGCCCACTTCCGCGCCGCACCTCCCGCCGGAATCCGCGAAGCCTTCGAGGCCTTCGTCGATGCGTCGGAGCAACGCTCCTGGCTCGAGGATTGGACCCTCTTCTCCGCCCTCAAAGCCGCTCACGACGGACGCGAGTGGACCGCCTGGGACGAGGCGCTGCGAGATCGCGAGCCGGGCGCGCTCGAGTCCGCCGCCCGGCGCCTCGGCGACGAGACGTCCTACCACCGCTACTGCCAGTTCCTGTTCTTCCGCCAGTGGGCGGCGCTGCGGGCCGAAGCCCATCGCCGCGGCATCTCGATTCTCGGCGACGTGCCGATCTACCTGGCGTTCGACAGCGCCGAAGTCTGGGCGAGCCGGGGCCATTTCGAGCTCGACGACACCGGACGGCCGCTGCGTGTCGCCGGCGTTCCGCCGGACTACTTCAGCCGGACGGGGCAGCTCTGGGGCAACCCGCTCTATCGCTGGGAGCGCTTCGCGGCCGAGGGATTCGCCTGGTGGATCGAGCGCCTGCGGGCCAATCTGCGCCTGGCCGACGTCGTTCGACTCGATCACTTCCGGGGCTTCGCCGCCTATTGGGCCGTGCCGGCAGGCGACTCGACCGCAGTGGGCGGCGAGTGGGTCGAGGGGCCCGGCCACGCGCTCTTCGCTGCGCTGCGTCAAGCCCTCGGCGACCTGCCGCTGGTCGCCGAAGACCTCGGCGTCATCACGCCGGACGTCGAGTCGCTCCGCGACGCCTTCGGCCTACCCGGCATGAAGGTCCTGCAGTTCGGCTTCTCGCGCGGCAGCGGACATTCGCCGCACGACGTGCCACGACACGCGGTCGTCTACACGGGCACCCACGACAACGACACCGCCCGGGGCTGGTTCGAGAATCTGCGGCCGGCCGCACAGCAGCGCGTGCTCGCCTATGTCGGCGGCGCGCCCGAGTCGATCGGCTGGGGCCTGTTGCAGGCCGCCTACAACTCGCCCGCGGCGACGGCCATCGCTCCGCTCCAGGACGTTCTCGGCCTCGGCAGCGACGCCCGGATGAACCTCCCCGGCCGACCCGACGGGAACTGGTCGTGGCGCGTTCGTGCGGATCAGGTCTCGGCGGCGCACCGCCAGCAGCTCGCCCGGCTGGTAGACGTCAGCGAGCGGGTGGCTCCGGACCCGGCGGCCTACCCCGTCGTCCGGCAAGCCGACGCTGACGCCTCGCTCGCCGGCTGA
- the speA gene encoding biosynthetic arginine decarboxylase: MAGNGIPRRWTVEDSLDLYNIRLWGNNYFSANERGDVQMHPSGPGTPAINLRELVEEVKQRGIGLPLLIRFSEILGARVRELNEAFLSAIQEYGYQGTYRGVYPIKVNQERYVVDRLLEAGRPYHFGLEAGSKPELIAVMAMLEDEEALLVCNGYKDEEYVETALLASKLGRKVIMVIEKPSELPLIASVAERMGILPVIGLRARLTSKGSGHWEASGGDRSKFGLGARDLYEAIEFLREKGLLASLQLMHFHLGSQISSIRAVKDALREAGRIFVELYKLGAPLAYLDVGGGLGVDYDGSQTNFPSSMNYTMQEYANDIVFGMLELCEPEGIPHPTLVSESGRALVAHHAVLIVDVLGVGEFRVGALPEQLPPEAPLPLRHLFDTHREVSRKNVLESYHDALEYRDECLSLFLLNHLSLAQRVLAEDIFWALVTKILRITRELPEVPEELEGLERALADTYFCNFSVFQSLPDAWAIDQLFPVIPIHRLAEEPTRRAVIADITCDSDGKIEHFIDRRDVKPVLELHPLTGDDYHLGIFLAGAYQEILGDLHNLFGDTNTLHVSLGEDGAYVIEHVLTGDTVSDALKYVSYDPHELLARVRRAVEVALRAKRIGLEDSRVLLRTYEQGLAGYTYLERE; encoded by the coding sequence ATGGCGGGCAACGGAATTCCACGGCGCTGGACGGTCGAAGATTCGCTCGACCTTTACAACATCCGCCTCTGGGGCAACAACTACTTCTCGGCCAACGAGCGCGGCGACGTCCAGATGCACCCGTCCGGCCCCGGCACGCCGGCGATCAACCTCCGCGAGCTCGTCGAAGAGGTCAAGCAGCGCGGCATCGGCCTGCCTCTGCTCATCCGCTTCTCCGAGATCCTCGGCGCCCGCGTGCGGGAGCTCAACGAGGCGTTCCTCTCGGCCATCCAGGAGTACGGCTACCAGGGAACGTATCGGGGCGTCTACCCGATCAAGGTCAATCAAGAGCGCTACGTCGTCGACCGCCTCCTCGAGGCCGGCCGCCCGTACCACTTCGGGCTCGAAGCCGGCTCGAAACCCGAGCTCATCGCCGTGATGGCGATGCTCGAGGACGAGGAGGCGCTGCTCGTCTGCAACGGCTACAAGGACGAGGAGTACGTCGAGACCGCGCTCCTCGCCTCGAAGCTCGGCCGCAAGGTCATCATGGTGATCGAGAAGCCGTCCGAGCTGCCGCTGATCGCCAGCGTCGCCGAGCGGATGGGAATCCTGCCGGTCATCGGGCTGCGCGCACGACTGACCAGCAAGGGCTCGGGGCACTGGGAGGCCTCGGGCGGGGACCGCTCGAAGTTCGGCCTCGGTGCCCGCGATCTCTACGAAGCGATCGAGTTTCTGCGAGAGAAGGGACTGCTCGCCTCGCTGCAGCTGATGCACTTCCACCTCGGCAGCCAGATCTCGTCGATCCGTGCGGTCAAGGACGCCTTGCGCGAGGCCGGACGGATCTTCGTCGAGCTCTACAAGCTCGGCGCACCGCTCGCCTACCTCGATGTCGGCGGCGGCCTCGGCGTCGATTACGACGGATCGCAGACGAACTTCCCGTCGTCGATGAACTACACGATGCAGGAGTATGCCAACGACATCGTCTTCGGCATGCTCGAGCTCTGCGAGCCGGAAGGGATTCCGCACCCGACGCTGGTCTCCGAATCGGGGCGCGCCCTGGTGGCCCACCACGCCGTGCTGATCGTCGACGTCCTCGGGGTCGGCGAGTTCCGGGTCGGGGCCCTCCCCGAGCAGCTCCCGCCGGAGGCGCCGCTACCGCTGCGCCACCTTTTCGACACCCACCGCGAGGTCTCGCGCAAGAACGTCCTCGAGTCGTACCACGACGCCCTCGAGTACCGCGACGAGTGCCTCAGCCTCTTCCTGCTTAACCACCTCTCGCTCGCCCAGCGCGTGCTCGCCGAGGACATCTTCTGGGCGCTGGTGACCAAGATCCTCCGCATCACCCGGGAGCTTCCCGAAGTTCCGGAGGAGCTCGAGGGTCTCGAACGCGCGCTTGCCGACACCTATTTCTGCAACTTCTCGGTCTTCCAATCGCTCCCCGACGCCTGGGCGATCGACCAGCTCTTCCCGGTGATTCCGATTCATCGGCTGGCCGAGGAGCCGACCCGCCGGGCGGTGATCGCCGACATCACCTGCGACTCCGACGGCAAGATCGAGCACTTCATCGACCGGCGCGACGTCAAGCCGGTGCTCGAGCTCCACCCGCTGACCGGCGACGACTACCATCTCGGCATCTTCCTCGCCGGCGCCTACCAGGAGATCCTCGGCGACCTCCACAACCTGTTCGGCGACACCAACACGCTCCACGTCTCGCTCGGCGAGGACGGTGCCTACGTGATCGAGCACGTGCTCACCGGCGACACCGTGAGCGACGCGCTCAAGTACGTCAGCTACGACCCGCACGAGCTGCTCGCCCGAGTGCGGCGCGCCGTCGAGGTGGCGCTGCGCGCCAAGCGCATCGGGCTCGAGGATTCGCGGGTGCTGCTGCGCACCTACGAGCAGGGCCTCGCCGGCTACACCTACCTCGAGCGGGAATGA
- a CDS encoding transcriptional regulator: MARFDEARWRALLHDLWQGLQGRPTDLLPFDVVREGLRLRHFVDRGIREIPLAAIVGSIGRIREFNRAFLPRDEALRDRWEEVRLLALSPTGFPPVEVYQVGDAYFVVDGHHRVSVARSFGAPTIEAWVREFESPVPLSADSSLESVLLQSGLADFLETTGLGGEGAELFRMSEGGGYQRLLDHISVHRYFRGIETGQPVSWPEAVRSWYATVFVPGVEAIRRSGLLADFPGRTEADLYLFVMDRLHLLRERFGVAGANAERAVADLSRRARRQRRLAGRRGRPPGPEPPAR; the protein is encoded by the coding sequence ATGGCACGCTTCGACGAGGCGCGCTGGCGCGCTCTCCTGCACGATCTCTGGCAGGGCCTGCAAGGGCGGCCGACCGATCTTCTCCCGTTCGACGTCGTCCGGGAGGGGTTGCGGCTTCGCCACTTCGTCGACCGCGGCATTCGCGAGATTCCTCTGGCCGCGATCGTCGGTTCGATCGGACGGATTCGCGAGTTCAACCGGGCCTTCCTGCCGCGGGACGAGGCGTTGCGGGACCGTTGGGAGGAGGTGCGCCTGCTCGCCCTCAGTCCGACGGGGTTTCCGCCGGTGGAGGTCTACCAGGTGGGTGACGCCTACTTCGTGGTCGACGGGCACCACCGGGTCTCGGTCGCCCGTTCCTTCGGAGCGCCGACGATCGAGGCCTGGGTGCGCGAATTCGAGTCGCCGGTTCCGCTGAGCGCCGACAGCTCGCTCGAGTCGGTGCTGCTGCAGAGCGGGCTCGCCGACTTCCTGGAGACGACCGGACTGGGAGGCGAGGGGGCCGAGCTCTTTCGGATGAGCGAAGGCGGGGGCTATCAGCGGCTGCTCGATCACATCAGCGTGCACCGCTATTTCCGCGGCATCGAAACGGGGCAGCCGGTCTCCTGGCCCGAAGCGGTGCGCTCCTGGTATGCGACGGTCTTCGTCCCCGGCGTGGAAGCGATCCGGCGCAGTGGCCTGTTGGCGGACTTTCCCGGCAGGACGGAGGCTGACCTCTATCTGTTCGTGATGGATCGCCTGCATCTGCTCCGCGAGCGCTTCGGGGTCGCCGGAGCGAATGCGGAGCGCGCGGTGGCCGACCTCAGCCGGCGAGCGAGGCGTCAGCGTCGGCTTGCCGGACGACGGGGTAGGCCGCCGGGTCCGGAGCCACCCGCTCGCTGA
- a CDS encoding alpha-amylase, translating into MSHRTGPAMAVLAAFALAGAACATSPRSVSPAAANPSDSPSRVAAQPPTAIVDPLPSWRLDWARGAVFYQVFVRSFADSDGDGIGDLRGLISRLDYLNDGDPATRNDLGVDALWLMPVFVSPSYHGYDTVDYEHINPPYGTDADFATLLREAHRRGMRVIVDLVLNHSSAQHPWFVEASSSPTAARRNWYVWRADDPGWTQPWGGSYRVWHTSGDQFFYGVFWSGMPDLNWRNPDLRAELYRIAERWLTLGVDGFRLDATRHLVENGPDQQQVDQPETHAALRELARAVRQRHPEALLVGENWTETPLIAAYFGSDREVPGGDELPASFNFPLAAAIVGAARDGDGDAVRSVLAEMAAAYPRRALDAPFLANHDMARLTTQLGGDVAAQRRAAALLLTLPGAPFLYYGEEIGLENGSARGDEAKRTPMPWSGQAPGYGFTAATAPWHPFSGDPQARNVATELSDEGSLLAHYRRWIAARRASPALRDGDLFLLDSGRETGVVAFLRRTDGERALVVHNLARSGATFAAPMSCDRLAVRLSDGDVRLADLPKHGCLLDLPPQSAWLGTVRSD; encoded by the coding sequence ATGAGTCATCGGACTGGACCGGCGATGGCCGTGCTGGCAGCATTCGCCCTGGCCGGCGCCGCCTGCGCGACGAGTCCCCGCAGCGTTTCGCCCGCGGCTGCGAACCCGAGCGATTCCCCCTCGCGCGTCGCGGCTCAGCCGCCGACCGCGATCGTCGATCCCCTGCCGAGCTGGCGTCTCGACTGGGCTCGCGGCGCCGTCTTCTACCAGGTCTTCGTCCGCAGCTTCGCCGATTCCGACGGCGACGGGATCGGCGACTTGCGGGGCCTGATCTCGCGGCTCGACTACCTCAACGATGGCGATCCGGCGACACGCAACGATCTCGGCGTCGACGCCCTCTGGCTCATGCCGGTCTTCGTTTCGCCGAGCTATCACGGGTACGACACCGTCGACTACGAGCATATCAACCCCCCCTACGGCACCGATGCCGACTTCGCCACGCTGCTGCGCGAAGCCCATCGGCGCGGCATGCGGGTCATCGTCGATCTGGTGCTCAACCACTCGAGCGCCCAGCATCCCTGGTTCGTCGAAGCCAGCTCGTCCCCGACGGCGGCGCGCCGCAACTGGTACGTCTGGCGTGCCGACGATCCCGGTTGGACACAGCCGTGGGGCGGCTCGTATCGCGTCTGGCACACGAGCGGCGACCAGTTCTTCTACGGCGTCTTCTGGAGCGGCATGCCGGACCTCAACTGGCGCAATCCCGACCTGCGCGCCGAGCTCTACCGCATCGCCGAACGCTGGCTCACCCTCGGCGTCGACGGCTTCCGTCTCGACGCGACACGCCACCTCGTCGAAAACGGACCCGATCAGCAGCAGGTCGACCAGCCCGAGACGCACGCCGCCCTGCGGGAGCTCGCCCGTGCCGTGCGGCAGCGACACCCGGAGGCCCTGCTGGTCGGCGAGAACTGGACGGAGACGCCACTCATCGCGGCCTACTTCGGATCCGACCGCGAGGTCCCCGGCGGCGACGAGTTGCCGGCGAGCTTCAACTTCCCGCTCGCTGCGGCGATCGTCGGCGCAGCGCGAGACGGAGATGGAGATGCCGTCCGCTCGGTTCTCGCGGAAATGGCGGCGGCCTACCCCAGGCGAGCGCTCGACGCTCCCTTCCTCGCCAACCACGACATGGCGCGACTCACCACCCAGCTGGGAGGTGATGTCGCGGCCCAGCGCCGGGCCGCGGCGCTGCTTCTCACCCTTCCGGGCGCGCCCTTCCTCTACTACGGCGAGGAGATCGGCCTGGAGAACGGGTCGGCACGCGGCGACGAAGCCAAACGGACACCGATGCCCTGGTCGGGCCAGGCACCCGGATACGGCTTCACTGCGGCAACCGCGCCGTGGCATCCGTTCTCCGGCGATCCACAGGCGCGCAACGTCGCCACCGAGCTCTCCGACGAGGGTTCGCTGCTCGCCCATTACCGGCGCTGGATCGCGGCGCGGCGAGCTTCACCGGCGCTGCGCGACGGCGACCTGTTCCTGCTCGATAGCGGCCGGGAAACGGGAGTCGTCGCCTTCCTGCGGCGCACCGACGGCGAGCGGGCGCTCGTCGTCCACAACCTCGCGAGGTCCGGGGCGACATTCGCCGCACCGATGTCGTGCGATCGGCTCGCCGTCCGGCTCAGCGACGGCGACGTCCGACTCGCAGATCTGCCGAAACACGGCTGCCTGCTCGATCTCCCCCCCCAGAGTGCCTGGCTGGGAACCGTGCGCTCGGACTAG